In the genome of Actinomycetota bacterium, one region contains:
- a CDS encoding NAD-binding protein, producing MRVAMIGTGYVGLVSGACFADFGHDVTCVDKDPSKIERLERGEIPIFE from the coding sequence GATCGGCACCGGCTATGTGGGCCTGGTCTCAGGGGCCTGTTTCGCCGACTTCGGCCATGACGTGACCTGCGTCGACAAGGACCCGTCCAAGATCGAGCGGCTGGAGCGGGGCGAGATCCCGATCTTCGAGC